One window from the genome of Magnolia sinica isolate HGM2019 chromosome 4, MsV1, whole genome shotgun sequence encodes:
- the LOC131242439 gene encoding uncharacterized protein LOC131242439 isoform X2, which translates to MESSVELSMLHRIFWPSKGYRLIQVLSCILLCLAMCGPCATRNHLVSCANGWWDSLDYDACRSYTDNDASLQDLLFGDVSSIYIQGNSPRLSAIKSVCTQSDLFCFPSTLPGFLAKEDDNGEAQNSNDSTSTEVSVLHNTRESNSSWNMDHATFTLSNGRLISCSLNSAWEPREKLPPLDNNFDQNGLDSCKGPSLPNVSMQKPTTSTSTLDKNPKAVASDLFNGSSSLHVSISPPLLDWGLNHLYVPSLAFLTVANTCNDTILHVYEPFSTDPQFYTYDFKEMSLAPGEASTIAFVFLPRWLGLSSSHLVLQTSSGGFVINAKGVAVESPYGIQPLVGLDISSDGRLRKNLSLYNPFDDGLFVEEIAAWIAVTTDNTSHYAHTVCSVDTSHASDRFSSSLNVKEWLNVKSETGLRLMGIRPYGQWEVGSHNTETIIEVDMLSHVEGKAFGAFCMQLRSSSCDRTDTVIVPLEAEVHGRVAYKSFTGSVSVFLETAMACNDKGSIAVTLSLRNSASYILSLVKISEVTENVELFQVKYMEGLLLFPGTDTRISVVIYTPPHDLQDPPIGIPSISLNCKLLIVTNDSRNPRIEIPCLDLVHSCSRLQFDSAFAAPGSPYVGLDFQEEKEESTRTGSLGSIIQEPSPIKWKVSDIAEADELILRNWRSQGTSSGMSVLEDDELLFPMVQVGTHCSEWISVTNPSGEPVVMQLVLNAGLIIDQCRTADELLQNPISSSFVCNNSVSTKDGFFLAETAITEAYVHPYGRAFLGPIVFHPSNRCMWQSSALIRNNLSGVEWLPLRGFGGSLSLVLLEGSEPVQHLEFNLEVPIPLNMSPTDLEGTSFACVQPLSKELFAKNTGDLPLEVRRIEVSGTICGLDGFMIQTCKGFALEPGESIRLLISYQTDFSAPVVHRDLELALATGMLVIPMKANLPVYMLSLCRKSFFWMLLMKLFLVASVVLVAAAVTFMLFYRILPQVMASRTHDYLCRSDRNAIATISRADKPSRAHRNQRNIRSLREEAEKPDMCFVTGYSDHPNGIQELKDTAQEMKKMQDQEAQISSPLECQKTSSPPASIAKSTPVSECAVIPESPQTGKLRVRIERERGRRRKRRAAGASAGLTGKLEVSSSQSGNSTPSSPLSPLTAFTPKRIWSLSPDVENSIEAPEHPFVGAAKQHPRKERVFESAAEAGLQEPDIAIKCYNNSSLFSGHEQPSTPIKPTSSRPVLLPSATFPVMGWRAPGFMGTSPFSGSSSAIAPPARAPGFKVVKEEPVKPKEKVGLQEEFTYDIWGNHFSEFHLMDKPNECSPKVSDASVGNSQSFFAMGPQSLKQMTRQRSLSPTSKLDSCFPTAHVANM; encoded by the exons ATGGAATCGTCAGTTGAGCTGTCGATGCTCCATCG GATTTTTTGGCCATCCAAAGGATATCGCCTAATTCAGGTTCTGTCGTGTATTTTGTTATGTCTGGCTATGTGTGGGCCCTGTGCCACGAGGAATCATTTGGTTTCATGTGCCAATGGGTGGTGGGACTCTTTGGATTATGATGCATGCAGATCCTATACAGACAATGATGCGAGCCTTCAAGATTTACTTTTTGGGGATGTGAGCTCAATCTATATTCAAGGAAATTCACCTAGGTTATCTGCCATTAAGAGTGTTTGTACCCAGTCAGATCTTTTTTGCTTTCCATCAACATTGCCTGGTTTTTTGGCTAAAGAAGATGATAATGGAGAAGCTCAGAACTCAAATGATTCTACATCAACTGAAGTATCGGTCCTGCATAATACCAGGGAAAGTAACTCAAGCTGGAATATGGACCATGCCACCTTTACCTTATCAAATGGGCGGTTAATTTCATGCTCTTTGAACTCTGCATGGGAACCCCGTGAGAAGTTGCCTCCTCTTGACAATAATTTTGATCAGAATGGTCTTGATTCTTGTAAAGGACCTTCTCTTCCAAATGTTTCAATGCAAAAACCAACTACGTCCACATCTACTTTGGATAAGAACCCCAAGGCAGTTGCATCCGATCTTTTCAACGGTTCGTCATCACTGCATGTGTCAATAAGTCCTCCTTTATTGGACTGGGGATTGAATCATTTGTATGTCCCTTCTTTAGCTTTTTTAACTGTGGCTAACACATGCAATGacaccattttacatgtctacgAACCATTCAGTACCGATCCACAGTTCTATACATATGATTTCAAGGAGATGTCTCTAGCACCTGGTGAGGCTTCTACCATTGCTTTTGTTTTCTTACCGAGGTGGTTGGGCTTGTCATCATCTCATTTAGTCTTGCAAACTAGCTCAGGGGGGTTCGTGATAAATGCCAAAGGTGTTGCTGTCGAGTCCCCATATGGAATACAGCCTTTAGTAGGCCTGGATATTTCTTCAGATGGAAGGTTGAGAAAGAATCTGTCATTATACAATCCTTTCGATGACGGCCTCTTTGTTGAGGAAATAGCAGCATGGATTGCAGTCACTACAGATAATACATCCCACTATGCGCACACAGTTTGCAGTGTAGACACTTCTCATGCTTCTGACCGGTTTAGTTCTTCCCTCAATGTTAAGGAGTGGTTGAATGTTAAGAGTGAAACAGGCTTACGGTTGATGGGAATAAGGCCATATGGGCAGTGGGAGGTTGGTTCCCACAACACTGAAACTATCATAGAGGTAGACATGTTGTCACATGTGGAAGGAAAAGCTTTTGGTGCTTTCTGTATGCAGTTGCGAAGTTCTTCATGTGATAGGACTGATACAGTTATAGTTCCTCTTGAGGCAGAGGTGCATGGTAGGGTAGCATATAAATCTTTTACAGGTTCAGTTTCTGTGTTCCTTGAGACTGCCATGGCATGCAATGATAAGGGATCAATTGCTGTTACACTCTCGCTAAGAAACAGCGCTTCATATATATTAAGCTTGGTCAAAATTAGCGAAGTTACAGAAAACGTGGAGCTTTTCCAGGTCAAATACATGGAAGGGTTATTACTTTTCCCTGGGACCGATACACGCATATCTGTGGTCATTTATACTCCCCCTCATGATTTGCAGGATCCACCAATTGGAATTCCAAGTATAAGTTTGAATTGCAAGCTTCTTATAGTTACAAATGATTCGCGCAATCCCCGTATTGAGATTCCTTGCTTAGATTTAGTCCACAGTTGTTCAAGACTTCAATTTGATTCAGCTTTTGCTGCTCCCGGGAGTCCatatgttggattggattttcaagaagagaaggaagagtcAACAAGAACTGGATCATTAGGCAGCATTATTCAAGAACCTTCACCAATAAAG TGGAAGGTCTCAGACATTGCAGAAGCAGATGAGCTGATACTAAGAAACTGGAGGTCTCAGGGCACCTCAAGTGGCATGTCTGTTCTTGAAGATGATGAGTTACTTTTCCCAATGGTCCAGGTTGGAACTCATTGTTCTGAATGGATCAGTGTGACCAACCCAAGTGGAGAACCAGTTGTGATGCAGCTTGTCCTGAATGCAGGGTTGATCATCGATCAGTGCAGAACTGCTGACGAGCTCTTACAAAATCCTATATCAAGTAGTTTTGTTTGTAACAATTCTGTCTCAACCAAGGATGGGTTCTTTCTAGCGGAGACTGCAATAACGGAGGCGTATGTCCATCCTTATGGTAGAGCATTTTTGGGACCGATTGTATTTCACCCATCGAATCGATGCATGTGGCAAAGCTCAGCTCTGATAAGAAACAATCTCTCAGGTGTGGAGTGGTTGCCTTTACGGGGATTTGGAGGGTCACTTTCGCTGGTCCTGCTTGAGGGATCTGAGCCCGTCCAACACCTGGAATTCAACCTTGAGGTACCGATTCCTCTCAATATGTCTCCAACAGACTTGGAAGGCACCAGCTTTGCCTGTGTTCAGCCATTGTCAAAAGAGCTATTTGCGAAAAATACTGGAGACCTACCTCTGGAGGTGAGAAGAATTGAAGTATCAGGAACAATTTGTGGGTTGGATGGGTTTATGATACAAACTTGTAAAGGTTTTGCTCTTGAACCAGGAGAATCAATTAGGCTTCTAATTTCATATCAGACAGACTTCTCTGCTCCTGTGGTTCACAGAGATCTCGAGCTGGCGTTGGCTACCGGCATGCTTGTGATCCCCATGAAAGCCAATCTTCCTGTTTACATGCTTAGCCTCTGCAGGAAGTCATTTTTCTGGATGCTGCTTATGAAACTCTTTCTAGTGGCATCGGTGGTCTTGGTTGCTGCTGCTGTAACATTCATGCTGTTTTACCGCATTCTACCCCAAGTAATGGCCTCTCGTACTCACGATTACTTGTGCAGAAGTGATAGAAATGCCATTGCCACTATCAGCAGGGCTGATAAACCTTCTCGGGCACATCGTAACCAGAGAAATATCAG GTCACTCAGGGAAGAAGCTGAGAAGCCAGATATGTGTTTTGTTACTGGATATTCTGATCATCCAAATGGTATTCAGGAACTAAAAGACACTGctcaagaaatgaaaaaaatgcaGGATCAAGAAGCCCAAATTTCCAGTCCCTTGGAGTGTCAGAAAACCTCTTCGCCGCCTGCTTCAATAGCAAAGTCAACGCCTGTAAGCGAGTGCGCTGTTATACCAGAATCACCACAAACTGGTAAATTGAGAGTCAGGattgaaagagaaagaggaaggagaaggaagaggcGGGCTGCTGGCGCAAGTGCTGGATTGACAGGAAAGCTTGAGGTTTCAAGCAGTCAGAGTGGGAATTCTACACCCTCTTCTCCATTGTCGCCTCTCACAGCTTTCACACCTAAACGAATCTGGTCTCTCTCGCCTGATGTCGAGAATTCCATCGAGGCTCCGGAACATCCATTTGTTGGTGCTGCAAAGCAGCATCCCAGGAAGGAACGGGTCTTCGAAAGTGCTGCTGAAGCAGGATTACAGGAACCTGATATTGCCATCAAATGCTACAATAACAGTTCGTTGTTTTCTGGTCATGAGCAGCCTTCCACGCCCATAAAACCGACCAGCAGCCGGCCTGTTCTTTTGCCTTCTGCCACATTTCCGGTCATGGGTTGGCGTGCACCTGGTTTCATGGGCACTTCCCCATTTTCGGGTTCCTCTTCTGCTATCGCTCCACCTGCTCGGGCCCCAGGGTTCAAAGTCGTTAAGGAGGAACCAGTTAAACCAAAGGAAAAGGTAGGGCTTCAGGAAGAGTTTACATATGACATCTGGGGTAACCATTTCTCTGAATTTCACTTAATGGATAAGCCAAATGAGTGCTCCCCAAAGGTATCTGATGCTTCAGTAGGCAACTCTCAAAGCTTCTTTGCAATGGGTCCGCAGTCACTCAAGCAGATGACTCGTCAAAGGTCTTTGTCTCCGACTTCTAAGTTGGACAG
- the LOC131242439 gene encoding uncharacterized protein LOC131242439 isoform X3, which translates to MESSVELSMLHRIFWPSKGYRLIQVLSCILLCLAMCGPCATRNHLVSCANGWWDSLDYDACRSYTDNDASLQDLLFGDVSSIYIQGNSPRLSAIKSVCTQSDLFCFPSTLPGFLAKEDDNGEAQNSNDSTSTEVSVLHNTRESNSSWNMDHATFTLSNGRLISCSLNSAWEPREKLPPLDNNFDQNGLDSCKGPSLPNVSMQKPTTSTSTLDKNPKAVASDLFNGSSSLHVSISPPLLDWGLNHLYVPSLAFLTVANTCNDTILHVYEPFSTDPQFYTYDFKEMSLAPGEASTIAFVFLPRWLGLSSSHLVLQTSSGGFVINAKGVAVESPYGIQPLVGLDISSDGRLRKNLSLYNPFDDGLFVEEIAAWIAVTTDNTSHYAHTVCSVDTSHASDRFSSSLNVKEWLNVKSETGLRLMGIRPYGQWEVGSHNTETIIEVDMLSHVEGKAFGAFCMQLRSSSCDRTDTVIVPLEAEVHGRVAYKSFTGSVSVFLETAMACNDKGSIAVTLSLRNSASYILSLVKISEVTENVELFQVKYMEGLLLFPGTDTRISVVIYTPPHDLQDPPIGIPSISLNCKLLIVTNDSRNPRIEIPCLDLVHSCSRLQFDSAFAAPGSPYVGLDFQEEKEESTRTGSLGSIIQEPSPIKWKVSDIAEADELILRNWRSQGTSSGMSVLEDDELLFPMVQVGTHCSEWISVTNPSGEPVVMQLVLNAGLIIDQCRTADELLQNPISSSFVCNNSVSTKDGFFLAETAITEAYVHPYGRAFLGPIVFHPSNRCMWQSSALIRNNLSGVEWLPLRGFGGSLSLVLLEGSEPVQHLEFNLEVPIPLNMSPTDLEGTSFACVQPLSKELFAKNTGDLPLEVRRIEVSGTICGLDGFMIQTCKGFALEPGESIRLLISYQTDFSAPVVHRDLELALATGMLVIPMKANLPVYMLSLCRKSFFWMLLMKLFLVASVVLVAAAVTFMLFYRILPQVMASRTHDYLCRSDRNAIATISRADKPSRAHRNQRNIRSLREEAEKPDMCFVTGYSDHPNGIQELKDTAQEMKKMQDQEAQISSPLECQKTSSPPASIAKSTPVSECAVIPESPQTGKLRVRIERERGRRRKRRAAGASAGLTGKLEVSSSQSGNSTPSSPLSPLTAFTPKRIWSLSPDVENSIEAPEHPFVGAAKQHPRKERVFESAAEAGLQEPDIAIKCYNNSSLFSGHEQPSTPIKPTSSRPVLLPSATFPVMGWRAPGFMGTSPFSGSSSAIAPPARAPGFKVVKEEPVKPKEKVGLQEEFTYDIWGNHFSEFHLMDKPNECSPKVSDASVGNSQSFFAMGPQSLKQMTRQRSLSPTSKLDRPLIGQL; encoded by the exons ATGGAATCGTCAGTTGAGCTGTCGATGCTCCATCG GATTTTTTGGCCATCCAAAGGATATCGCCTAATTCAGGTTCTGTCGTGTATTTTGTTATGTCTGGCTATGTGTGGGCCCTGTGCCACGAGGAATCATTTGGTTTCATGTGCCAATGGGTGGTGGGACTCTTTGGATTATGATGCATGCAGATCCTATACAGACAATGATGCGAGCCTTCAAGATTTACTTTTTGGGGATGTGAGCTCAATCTATATTCAAGGAAATTCACCTAGGTTATCTGCCATTAAGAGTGTTTGTACCCAGTCAGATCTTTTTTGCTTTCCATCAACATTGCCTGGTTTTTTGGCTAAAGAAGATGATAATGGAGAAGCTCAGAACTCAAATGATTCTACATCAACTGAAGTATCGGTCCTGCATAATACCAGGGAAAGTAACTCAAGCTGGAATATGGACCATGCCACCTTTACCTTATCAAATGGGCGGTTAATTTCATGCTCTTTGAACTCTGCATGGGAACCCCGTGAGAAGTTGCCTCCTCTTGACAATAATTTTGATCAGAATGGTCTTGATTCTTGTAAAGGACCTTCTCTTCCAAATGTTTCAATGCAAAAACCAACTACGTCCACATCTACTTTGGATAAGAACCCCAAGGCAGTTGCATCCGATCTTTTCAACGGTTCGTCATCACTGCATGTGTCAATAAGTCCTCCTTTATTGGACTGGGGATTGAATCATTTGTATGTCCCTTCTTTAGCTTTTTTAACTGTGGCTAACACATGCAATGacaccattttacatgtctacgAACCATTCAGTACCGATCCACAGTTCTATACATATGATTTCAAGGAGATGTCTCTAGCACCTGGTGAGGCTTCTACCATTGCTTTTGTTTTCTTACCGAGGTGGTTGGGCTTGTCATCATCTCATTTAGTCTTGCAAACTAGCTCAGGGGGGTTCGTGATAAATGCCAAAGGTGTTGCTGTCGAGTCCCCATATGGAATACAGCCTTTAGTAGGCCTGGATATTTCTTCAGATGGAAGGTTGAGAAAGAATCTGTCATTATACAATCCTTTCGATGACGGCCTCTTTGTTGAGGAAATAGCAGCATGGATTGCAGTCACTACAGATAATACATCCCACTATGCGCACACAGTTTGCAGTGTAGACACTTCTCATGCTTCTGACCGGTTTAGTTCTTCCCTCAATGTTAAGGAGTGGTTGAATGTTAAGAGTGAAACAGGCTTACGGTTGATGGGAATAAGGCCATATGGGCAGTGGGAGGTTGGTTCCCACAACACTGAAACTATCATAGAGGTAGACATGTTGTCACATGTGGAAGGAAAAGCTTTTGGTGCTTTCTGTATGCAGTTGCGAAGTTCTTCATGTGATAGGACTGATACAGTTATAGTTCCTCTTGAGGCAGAGGTGCATGGTAGGGTAGCATATAAATCTTTTACAGGTTCAGTTTCTGTGTTCCTTGAGACTGCCATGGCATGCAATGATAAGGGATCAATTGCTGTTACACTCTCGCTAAGAAACAGCGCTTCATATATATTAAGCTTGGTCAAAATTAGCGAAGTTACAGAAAACGTGGAGCTTTTCCAGGTCAAATACATGGAAGGGTTATTACTTTTCCCTGGGACCGATACACGCATATCTGTGGTCATTTATACTCCCCCTCATGATTTGCAGGATCCACCAATTGGAATTCCAAGTATAAGTTTGAATTGCAAGCTTCTTATAGTTACAAATGATTCGCGCAATCCCCGTATTGAGATTCCTTGCTTAGATTTAGTCCACAGTTGTTCAAGACTTCAATTTGATTCAGCTTTTGCTGCTCCCGGGAGTCCatatgttggattggattttcaagaagagaaggaagagtcAACAAGAACTGGATCATTAGGCAGCATTATTCAAGAACCTTCACCAATAAAG TGGAAGGTCTCAGACATTGCAGAAGCAGATGAGCTGATACTAAGAAACTGGAGGTCTCAGGGCACCTCAAGTGGCATGTCTGTTCTTGAAGATGATGAGTTACTTTTCCCAATGGTCCAGGTTGGAACTCATTGTTCTGAATGGATCAGTGTGACCAACCCAAGTGGAGAACCAGTTGTGATGCAGCTTGTCCTGAATGCAGGGTTGATCATCGATCAGTGCAGAACTGCTGACGAGCTCTTACAAAATCCTATATCAAGTAGTTTTGTTTGTAACAATTCTGTCTCAACCAAGGATGGGTTCTTTCTAGCGGAGACTGCAATAACGGAGGCGTATGTCCATCCTTATGGTAGAGCATTTTTGGGACCGATTGTATTTCACCCATCGAATCGATGCATGTGGCAAAGCTCAGCTCTGATAAGAAACAATCTCTCAGGTGTGGAGTGGTTGCCTTTACGGGGATTTGGAGGGTCACTTTCGCTGGTCCTGCTTGAGGGATCTGAGCCCGTCCAACACCTGGAATTCAACCTTGAGGTACCGATTCCTCTCAATATGTCTCCAACAGACTTGGAAGGCACCAGCTTTGCCTGTGTTCAGCCATTGTCAAAAGAGCTATTTGCGAAAAATACTGGAGACCTACCTCTGGAGGTGAGAAGAATTGAAGTATCAGGAACAATTTGTGGGTTGGATGGGTTTATGATACAAACTTGTAAAGGTTTTGCTCTTGAACCAGGAGAATCAATTAGGCTTCTAATTTCATATCAGACAGACTTCTCTGCTCCTGTGGTTCACAGAGATCTCGAGCTGGCGTTGGCTACCGGCATGCTTGTGATCCCCATGAAAGCCAATCTTCCTGTTTACATGCTTAGCCTCTGCAGGAAGTCATTTTTCTGGATGCTGCTTATGAAACTCTTTCTAGTGGCATCGGTGGTCTTGGTTGCTGCTGCTGTAACATTCATGCTGTTTTACCGCATTCTACCCCAAGTAATGGCCTCTCGTACTCACGATTACTTGTGCAGAAGTGATAGAAATGCCATTGCCACTATCAGCAGGGCTGATAAACCTTCTCGGGCACATCGTAACCAGAGAAATATCAG GTCACTCAGGGAAGAAGCTGAGAAGCCAGATATGTGTTTTGTTACTGGATATTCTGATCATCCAAATGGTATTCAGGAACTAAAAGACACTGctcaagaaatgaaaaaaatgcaGGATCAAGAAGCCCAAATTTCCAGTCCCTTGGAGTGTCAGAAAACCTCTTCGCCGCCTGCTTCAATAGCAAAGTCAACGCCTGTAAGCGAGTGCGCTGTTATACCAGAATCACCACAAACTGGTAAATTGAGAGTCAGGattgaaagagaaagaggaaggagaaggaagaggcGGGCTGCTGGCGCAAGTGCTGGATTGACAGGAAAGCTTGAGGTTTCAAGCAGTCAGAGTGGGAATTCTACACCCTCTTCTCCATTGTCGCCTCTCACAGCTTTCACACCTAAACGAATCTGGTCTCTCTCGCCTGATGTCGAGAATTCCATCGAGGCTCCGGAACATCCATTTGTTGGTGCTGCAAAGCAGCATCCCAGGAAGGAACGGGTCTTCGAAAGTGCTGCTGAAGCAGGATTACAGGAACCTGATATTGCCATCAAATGCTACAATAACAGTTCGTTGTTTTCTGGTCATGAGCAGCCTTCCACGCCCATAAAACCGACCAGCAGCCGGCCTGTTCTTTTGCCTTCTGCCACATTTCCGGTCATGGGTTGGCGTGCACCTGGTTTCATGGGCACTTCCCCATTTTCGGGTTCCTCTTCTGCTATCGCTCCACCTGCTCGGGCCCCAGGGTTCAAAGTCGTTAAGGAGGAACCAGTTAAACCAAAGGAAAAGGTAGGGCTTCAGGAAGAGTTTACATATGACATCTGGGGTAACCATTTCTCTGAATTTCACTTAATGGATAAGCCAAATGAGTGCTCCCCAAAGGTATCTGATGCTTCAGTAGGCAACTCTCAAAGCTTCTTTGCAATGGGTCCGCAGTCACTCAAGCAGATGACTCGTCAAAGGTCTTTGTCTCCGACTTCTAAGTTGGACAG